One Bacteroidetes bacterium SB0662_bin_6 DNA window includes the following coding sequences:
- a CDS encoding MBL fold metallo-hydrolase gives MVLRQISDPQLAQYAYLVGCRRTGEALVIDPERDIDRYLKWAHSEDLRVVAVAETHIHTDFLSGCREFVERYGCRAYLSGEGGTDWKYEWADGCSAVTLLRDGDRFNVGGVDFRTLHTPGHTPEHLAFEVTDRGAGADEPMGIFSGDFIFAGDLGRPDLLESAVGKADTMKPAAHDLYVSAQSIFRLPEYLRIWPGHGAGSMCGKTLAAVPGSTVGYEIRFNPALGAARKGKKAFVDFILKGQPDPPAYFARMKEENRRGPALLGELPSPPRLSEETLRIRASDGSTVLVDTRRDREDYYAGHIPGSIYAPVNKSFPTVTGSYIDPDREIVLLCHETELEDAVRCLIRIGLDRVTGWAPPEAVAAYRKTGDRLARIDAISFRDVPLRQTEKSALILDVRTAEEFAQSRLNGAVHIAHTRLAAHPGELPRDREILVHCRTGGRASAAVSYLKREGYCPVVVNDLFSNAPLSIIC, from the coding sequence GTGGTTTTGCGGCAAATCAGCGATCCTCAGCTCGCGCAGTACGCCTATCTGGTGGGATGCCGGCGCACTGGCGAGGCCCTTGTCATTGACCCGGAGCGCGACATCGACCGCTACCTGAAGTGGGCGCATAGCGAGGACCTCCGGGTCGTAGCGGTGGCCGAAACACACATTCACACGGATTTCCTTTCGGGATGCCGGGAATTCGTCGAGCGTTACGGGTGTCGTGCCTACCTGTCGGGCGAGGGCGGAACAGATTGGAAGTACGAGTGGGCGGACGGCTGCAGCGCGGTCACCCTGTTGCGGGACGGGGACCGCTTCAACGTCGGGGGAGTGGACTTCCGCACCCTGCACACACCCGGTCACACTCCCGAACACCTTGCGTTTGAGGTCACCGACCGGGGTGCGGGCGCCGACGAACCGATGGGAATTTTCTCGGGCGATTTCATTTTTGCAGGAGACCTTGGGCGGCCCGACCTTCTGGAGTCGGCGGTCGGAAAGGCTGATACGATGAAGCCTGCAGCCCACGATCTCTACGTCTCCGCACAAAGCATCTTCCGTCTGCCCGAATACTTGCGTATCTGGCCCGGCCACGGCGCCGGAAGCATGTGCGGAAAAACACTGGCAGCCGTTCCCGGCAGCACCGTTGGCTACGAAATCCGCTTCAATCCGGCCCTGGGCGCGGCGCGTAAGGGAAAAAAGGCCTTCGTGGACTTCATCCTCAAGGGACAACCGGACCCCCCTGCGTACTTTGCGCGCATGAAGGAAGAGAACCGTCGGGGACCTGCACTCCTCGGGGAATTGCCCTCTCCTCCGCGCCTCAGCGAAGAAACATTACGAATCAGGGCTTCGGACGGCAGCACGGTGCTGGTGGATACCCGACGCGACCGCGAAGACTACTACGCCGGCCACATTCCGGGTTCGATCTATGCACCGGTCAACAAGTCTTTTCCCACGGTAACCGGCTCTTATATCGATCCGGATCGCGAAATCGTGCTCCTCTGCCATGAAACTGAACTTGAAGACGCTGTTCGGTGCCTGATCCGTATCGGCCTGGACCGCGTAACCGGGTGGGCGCCGCCCGAGGCGGTTGCCGCATATCGAAAGACAGGCGATCGCCTTGCCCGAATCGACGCGATCAGCTTTCGGGACGTGCCTCTGCGCCAGACAGAAAAGTCCGCCCTGATCCTTGATGTCCGCACGGCCGAGGAGTTCGCGCAATCCCGCTTGAACGGCGCCGTCCACATCGCACATACCCGTCTTGCTGCGCATCCGGGCGAACTTCCCCGAGACCGGGAGATCCTCGTCCACTGCCGCACCGGCGGACGGGCTTCCGCCGCCGTTTCCTACCTGAAGCGCGAAGGTTACTGCCCCGTGGTGGTGAACGACCTCTTCTCAAACGCCCCGCTATCGATCATCTGCTGA
- a CDS encoding TonB-dependent receptor has protein sequence MRISYCLLPALLSMLITGATLAQDSASLSGYVRDATSGETLLLANVRVEGTLIGAATNNSGYYTVTNIPQGALTVAVSYIGYRTERVELELAPGEQRRLDIELLPEEQDIEEITVTGEREELYEARKVGVQQLQTQLIKSLPALLQPDVFRSLQLLPGVKAASDYSSGLYIRGGGPDQTLILLDRTTIYNPSHFFGVFSTFNPDAIKDVRLYKGGFPAEYGGRLGSVVDIYNRDGNRREFDAGLSIGLLSSRAMVEGPWNRGSYMLAMRRSTVEPLLYFLRQSGTEGIPDAFYFVDVNGKFNFDLSNRDLISLAFYAGQDVLDIEIVDDAFASIRYGNRTLSVNWTHLFSQELFSNFTFTGSRYFNTPRIELAATPIENENTVDDISVKGDFEYIPGGNISAKAGFWSGFLTLRFRTDFNEETAIDWLTRSVYTSAYAQTSWRPTPRMTVEGGVRGNYFEEGGFFRASPRLSFEYEPTPALRLQAAYGRYYQFLTLITSELVPGFDTWLATGEGVRPSHGNQAVIGMKHISPFGFNLDVEAYYRTMENLFEWDPFIQDVGGLAYSELFRVGDGRAYGLETTLQRSQGRLNGFVAGTLSRTERRFPIVNDFRFYPPKYDRTLDVKTVLNVEISRAFRASAVWIYATGQAYTEPLGQYRLVNSPFDSDWYNVLVTKYNNRRLPAYHRLDLGVSWRTTLFGAGFELQAQVLNAYNRRNIWFYFFDFTDAADIVRNDIPQIPVPLPNISFTFDF, from the coding sequence ATGCGTATTTCGTATTGTCTCCTGCCGGCGCTTCTGTCTATGTTGATTACAGGAGCAACACTTGCTCAGGATAGCGCCTCGCTCAGCGGCTATGTCCGCGACGCCACGTCCGGGGAAACACTGCTCCTGGCGAATGTGCGGGTGGAGGGTACGTTGATCGGCGCCGCCACCAATAACTCGGGGTATTACACAGTAACGAACATTCCTCAGGGTGCCTTGACGGTTGCGGTGTCCTACATCGGGTATCGTACGGAACGCGTCGAGCTCGAACTGGCCCCGGGCGAGCAGCGCCGGCTGGATATCGAACTGCTTCCGGAAGAGCAGGACATCGAGGAAATCACGGTCACCGGGGAGCGGGAAGAACTGTACGAAGCCCGCAAGGTCGGCGTACAGCAGCTCCAGACGCAGCTCATCAAGTCGCTTCCGGCACTTCTGCAGCCGGACGTATTCCGATCCCTGCAACTGCTGCCCGGCGTGAAAGCGGCTTCGGATTATTCCAGCGGTCTCTATATCCGAGGTGGCGGTCCGGACCAGACGCTCATTCTGCTCGACCGCACCACCATCTACAACCCGTCGCATTTCTTCGGGGTGTTTTCAACGTTCAATCCGGACGCCATCAAGGATGTGCGGCTCTACAAGGGCGGGTTCCCTGCCGAGTACGGCGGGCGTCTGGGTTCGGTCGTCGATATCTACAACCGCGACGGCAACCGGCGCGAATTCGACGCCGGCCTCAGCATCGGTTTGCTTTCTTCGCGGGCGATGGTCGAGGGGCCGTGGAACCGGGGTTCCTATATGCTGGCGATGCGGCGCTCCACCGTCGAGCCGCTATTGTATTTTTTGCGCCAGTCCGGGACGGAGGGTATTCCGGACGCGTTTTACTTTGTGGACGTGAACGGGAAATTCAATTTCGACCTGTCGAACAGGGACCTTATTTCGCTTGCGTTCTACGCCGGGCAGGATGTGCTCGATATCGAAATCGTGGATGATGCATTTGCAAGTATCCGGTACGGGAACAGGACGCTGAGCGTGAACTGGACTCATCTTTTTTCGCAGGAGCTCTTTTCCAACTTTACGTTCACGGGGTCCCGGTATTTCAACACGCCGAGGATCGAACTGGCGGCCACGCCTATCGAGAACGAAAATACGGTAGACGATATTTCCGTCAAGGGCGATTTCGAATATATCCCCGGCGGGAATATTTCGGCGAAGGCCGGTTTCTGGTCAGGATTTCTGACCTTGCGTTTCCGCACGGATTTCAACGAGGAAACGGCGATCGATTGGCTTACCCGGAGCGTGTATACCTCTGCGTATGCGCAAACCAGTTGGCGACCGACGCCCCGCATGACTGTCGAAGGCGGCGTCCGGGGCAATTATTTCGAGGAAGGCGGGTTTTTCCGGGCGTCGCCCCGCCTGTCGTTCGAATACGAACCGACGCCGGCTTTGCGGCTTCAGGCCGCCTACGGGAGGTACTACCAGTTTCTTACGCTCATAACCAGCGAACTTGTACCGGGGTTCGACACTTGGCTGGCCACCGGAGAGGGGGTACGCCCTTCGCACGGCAATCAGGCTGTAATCGGCATGAAACACATCTCGCCGTTCGGCTTCAATCTGGATGTGGAGGCCTATTACCGCACGATGGAGAATCTCTTTGAATGGGATCCTTTCATACAGGACGTGGGGGGGCTGGCCTATTCCGAGTTGTTTCGTGTCGGGGACGGCCGTGCCTATGGCCTTGAAACGACCCTGCAGCGCTCGCAAGGGCGCTTGAACGGGTTCGTGGCCGGCACGCTGAGCCGGACCGAGCGGCGGTTTCCGATCGTCAACGATTTCAGGTTTTATCCGCCCAAATACGATCGGACACTGGACGTGAAGACGGTGCTCAATGTCGAAATATCGCGCGCTTTCCGGGCCAGCGCTGTCTGGATCTATGCGACCGGCCAGGCCTACACCGAACCGCTCGGGCAATACCGCCTCGTGAATTCACCGTTCGATTCGGATTGGTACAATGTACTGGTCACGAAATACAACAATCGTCGCCTGCCCGCCTATCACCGGCTGGATCTCGGCGTTTCCTGGCGCACCACATTGTTCGGGGCGGGTTTCGAACTGCAAGCGCAGGTGCTCAACGCATACAACCGGCGCAATATCTGGTTTTATTTCTTCGATTTCACCGATGCGGCGGATATCGTACGCAACGACATACCGCAGATTCCCGTGCCGCTGCCGAACATCTCGTTCACCTTCGATTTCTGA
- a CDS encoding Hsp20/alpha crystallin family protein: protein MPFCHTFRIGTAFDQHESNIHTTTHHPYERYVMNNLVRFTPVSGLQNMQHEIDRLFHDFFPTRSFGNLRTETANWSPRVDIAESEEEYILHADAPGMAKDTFDIHWQENVLTVSGERELPALDESETSVRADRVRGKFGFSYRLPKATGDGGRIAASYEAGVLTIRIPKEEARRPHRIAVS, encoded by the coding sequence ATGCCATTTTGTCACACTTTTCGCATTGGCACAGCCTTTGATCAACACGAAAGCAACATTCACACAACAACCCACCATCCTTATGAGAGGTACGTCATGAACAACCTGGTACGTTTCACGCCGGTCAGCGGGTTGCAAAACATGCAGCATGAGATCGACCGGCTCTTTCACGACTTTTTCCCCACGAGAAGCTTCGGAAACCTGCGCACCGAAACGGCCAACTGGTCCCCGCGCGTGGACATCGCGGAATCGGAGGAGGAATACATCCTCCACGCGGACGCGCCCGGCATGGCCAAGGACACGTTCGACATTCACTGGCAGGAGAACGTGCTGACCGTGAGCGGCGAACGGGAGCTTCCCGCCCTCGATGAGAGCGAGACATCGGTTCGCGCCGACAGGGTCCGCGGAAAGTTCGGGTTCTCTTATCGCTTGCCGAAGGCGACCGGCGACGGAGGACGCATCGCAGCTTCCTACGAAGCCGGAGTGTTGACCATCCGCATTCCGAAGGAGGAGGCCCGCCGCCCGCACCGCATCGCGGTGTCGTAA
- a CDS encoding DUF4249 domain-containing protein yields MRRISYATTYRRFPCRCRTSRSPSISDMRSTSAWIFVLAATAFAAALSGCDTVDPPAFEEEIVVEGYLEAGQPVGYVTVSRTLPVNETYDPAVQGVPDATVRIELLENGGNGVETSWDLFAPRPASGRYRTREVVDVLPLRAYRLVVDVPGAGTVTSETTVPALFRFVDMEERTFVYDADEAPLFEITEPFYPGRQSIFLITTVSLEPDTTNLTPFADAIGEDVFTLRETLSPPLNGENFDRTPSGGMLIRYPWIGLAFYGLNEMRIQAIDDNVFDFVRSNAVQQGGQGGSTLAPGEVPNVIDHVEGGRGLFGSFATASVRFRVLPNPDR; encoded by the coding sequence ATGCGGCGGATATCGTACGCAACGACATACCGCAGATTCCCGTGCCGCTGCCGAACATCTCGTTCACCTTCGATTTCTGACATGCGCTCGACCTCAGCATGGATATTCGTTCTTGCGGCGACCGCTTTTGCGGCGGCGTTGTCCGGTTGCGACACCGTCGATCCGCCGGCGTTCGAGGAAGAGATCGTCGTGGAAGGCTATCTCGAAGCCGGACAACCTGTCGGCTATGTTACCGTGAGCCGGACGCTCCCGGTCAACGAAACCTACGATCCCGCTGTCCAGGGCGTGCCGGACGCTACAGTGCGCATTGAACTGCTCGAAAATGGAGGCAACGGCGTTGAGACATCCTGGGATTTGTTTGCTCCTCGCCCGGCTTCCGGGCGATACCGCACGCGGGAGGTAGTGGATGTGTTGCCGCTCCGGGCGTACCGCCTTGTCGTGGACGTTCCCGGAGCCGGAACGGTCACGTCGGAAACGACGGTGCCTGCCCTTTTCCGTTTTGTGGATATGGAAGAACGCACGTTTGTGTACGATGCAGACGAAGCGCCTCTGTTCGAGATTACGGAGCCCTTCTATCCCGGCCGCCAGAGCATTTTTCTGATCACCACGGTTTCACTCGAGCCCGATACGACGAATCTGACCCCGTTCGCCGATGCCATCGGCGAAGATGTTTTTACGCTTCGAGAGACCTTGTCGCCGCCTCTGAACGGCGAAAATTTCGACCGGACGCCGAGCGGCGGGATGCTCATCCGGTATCCGTGGATCGGGCTGGCCTTTTATGGCCTCAACGAGATGCGGATTCAGGCGATCGACGACAACGTATTCGATTTTGTGCGTTCGAATGCGGTACAGCAGGGGGGCCAGGGCGGTTCGACCTTAGCACCGGGCGAAGTGCCTAATGTGATCGATCATGTGGAGGGCGGGCGCGGCCTGTTCGGCAGTTTCGCAACCGCTTCCGTACGGTTCCGGGTGTTGCCCAATCCGGATCGGTAG
- the gyrA gene encoding DNA gyrase subunit A: protein MEQDDSRIIPINIEEEMKSSYIDYSMSVIVSRALPDIRDGLKPVHRRVLYGMSDLGLTAGAGYKKSARLVGEVLGKYHPHGDGSVYDTMVRMAQHFSMRSPLVDGQGNFGSIDGDAAAAMRYTEARMTRIAEEMLRDIQKETVNFQENFDGSLEEPSVLPAAIPNLLLNGSDGIAVGMATKIPPHNLKETVNAVIAYIDDDAIGVDGLMEHLPAPDFPTGGIIYGYAGVQEAYRTGRGRIVMRAKMHEEEIRAGRDALIITEIPYQVNKSSLLEKIAHHVKEKRIEGISDLRDESDRDGLRIVVEIKNDAMPLVVQNQLYKYTQCQQSFGVNMVALVNGRPKTITLKDAVQHYVKHRHEIVERRTRFDLRKAQDRAHILEGLTIALDHLDQVITIIRHSEDTDTARANLMEGVYPAQLTAAQLKRLGLPPADGPMFSLTQPQADAILALRLSRLTGLERQKIEQEYRDVLEEIGRLENILAERGLRMQIIKDELLDIREKYADERRTEIDYMGGGEFEMEDMIEEEQVVVTISHQALIKRTSLAEYRQQGRGGVGMKGTGKRDEDYVEHMFVSSTHDYLLYFTDHGQCYSLRVYEIPDGSRTAKGRSIRNLIQIDHEDRVRAVLAVPKAQFTDEEFRKTHYVMMATRKGLVKKTALEAFKRPLRSGIIAISIVEGDELIEARLTSGNAHVFLASSGGKAIRFDEKEARPMGRDTRGVRGISLRGDEDVVGMVVTENGEREILAISENGYGKRSRMEDYTPQGRGGMGRITLKTTERVGPLVAIRDVVGDDDLMIVTRKGLMIRMNVGDISVQGRNTQGVRLINLKEGDAIADVTRLVIEENDEEGEEEAENAKEE from the coding sequence ATGGAACAGGACGACTCGCGGATCATCCCGATCAATATCGAGGAGGAAATGAAGTCCTCGTACATCGATTATTCGATGTCGGTGATCGTAAGCCGGGCGCTGCCGGACATCCGCGACGGGCTCAAGCCCGTACACCGGCGCGTGCTGTACGGAATGAGCGATCTGGGCCTGACGGCAGGGGCCGGCTACAAGAAAAGCGCCCGCCTGGTCGGGGAAGTGCTCGGGAAGTACCACCCGCACGGGGACGGTTCGGTGTACGACACCATGGTGCGCATGGCCCAGCATTTCTCCATGCGGTCCCCGCTCGTGGACGGACAGGGTAACTTCGGCTCGATCGACGGAGACGCCGCCGCCGCCATGCGGTATACGGAAGCCCGGATGACGCGCATCGCGGAGGAAATGCTCCGGGACATCCAGAAGGAAACCGTCAATTTTCAAGAGAACTTCGACGGCTCCCTCGAAGAACCGTCCGTATTGCCTGCGGCGATTCCCAATCTGCTCCTGAACGGCTCCGACGGCATTGCCGTGGGGATGGCCACGAAAATCCCTCCGCATAATCTGAAGGAAACGGTCAACGCCGTCATTGCTTATATCGACGACGACGCCATTGGCGTCGATGGCCTGATGGAGCACCTGCCGGCGCCCGACTTTCCTACGGGCGGCATCATCTACGGCTACGCAGGCGTGCAGGAAGCGTACCGGACGGGCCGCGGCCGCATTGTGATGCGCGCCAAAATGCACGAGGAAGAAATTCGAGCCGGGAGAGACGCGCTCATCATTACGGAAATCCCCTACCAGGTCAACAAGAGTTCGCTGCTCGAAAAAATCGCCCACCATGTCAAGGAAAAGCGCATCGAGGGCATCAGCGACCTGCGCGACGAATCCGACCGCGACGGCCTGCGCATCGTGGTCGAGATAAAAAACGACGCGATGCCGCTCGTCGTGCAGAACCAGCTGTACAAATACACGCAGTGCCAGCAGTCCTTCGGCGTGAATATGGTGGCGCTGGTGAACGGCCGGCCGAAGACCATCACGCTGAAAGACGCCGTACAGCACTATGTGAAGCACCGGCACGAGATCGTGGAGCGGCGCACCCGGTTCGATCTGCGCAAGGCGCAGGATCGGGCGCACATCCTTGAAGGCCTCACGATCGCGCTCGACCATCTCGACCAGGTCATTACGATCATCCGCCATTCGGAGGATACCGACACGGCCCGCGCCAACCTGATGGAAGGGGTCTATCCGGCCCAGTTGACGGCCGCGCAACTCAAGCGACTCGGCCTGCCGCCTGCGGACGGCCCCATGTTCTCGCTTACGCAGCCCCAGGCCGACGCTATTCTTGCGCTGCGGCTGAGCCGCCTGACGGGCCTCGAGCGCCAGAAAATCGAGCAGGAATACCGGGACGTCCTTGAGGAAATAGGCCGTCTCGAAAACATTCTCGCCGAACGCGGTCTGCGCATGCAGATCATCAAGGACGAGTTGCTCGATATCCGGGAGAAGTACGCCGACGAGCGGCGCACGGAGATCGACTACATGGGCGGGGGCGAGTTCGAGATGGAGGACATGATCGAAGAGGAGCAGGTCGTCGTGACCATCTCGCACCAGGCGCTGATCAAACGGACCTCCCTTGCCGAATACCGTCAGCAGGGACGGGGCGGCGTGGGCATGAAAGGGACCGGAAAACGGGACGAGGATTATGTCGAGCACATGTTCGTCTCATCCACGCACGACTATCTGCTGTATTTCACCGATCACGGCCAGTGCTACTCGCTGCGCGTCTATGAGATACCGGACGGATCGCGCACCGCCAAAGGCAGATCGATCCGTAACCTGATACAGATCGACCATGAGGACCGCGTGCGGGCCGTGCTGGCGGTGCCGAAAGCGCAGTTCACAGACGAGGAGTTCCGCAAAACGCATTACGTCATGATGGCCACGCGCAAGGGGCTGGTCAAGAAGACGGCGCTGGAAGCCTTCAAGCGCCCGTTGCGGTCGGGGATCATCGCCATCTCCATCGTGGAGGGAGACGAGCTGATCGAGGCCCGGCTGACGAGCGGCAATGCCCATGTGTTTCTGGCTTCGTCGGGCGGCAAGGCCATTCGCTTCGACGAAAAGGAAGCCCGGCCCATGGGACGCGACACGCGCGGCGTGCGAGGCATTTCGCTGCGTGGGGATGAAGATGTGGTCGGGATGGTCGTGACGGAAAACGGGGAACGCGAGATTCTCGCCATCAGCGAAAACGGCTACGGAAAACGCAGCCGCATGGAAGATTACACGCCGCAGGGACGAGGCGGCATGGGGCGCATCACGCTCAAAACGACGGAAAGAGTGGGACCGCTGGTGGCCATCCGGGATGTGGTAGGCGACGACGACCTGATGATCGTAACCCGGAAAGGCCTGATGATCCGCATGAACGTAGGCGACATTTCGGTGCAGGGTCGGAATACGCAGGGCGTCCGCCTCATCAACCTGAAAGAAGGGGACGCTATCGCCGACGTCACCCGCCTCGTGATCGAGGAAAACGACGAGGAAGGAGAAGAAGAAGCGGAAAATGCGAAAGAAGAGTAG
- a CDS encoding DUF3883 domain-containing protein translates to MPRGDTWSRVECEAIVADYIDMLSRECRGEPFIKAEHLRVLQGKLNNRSEGAIEFKHGNISAILLEEGHVYIRGYRPAKNYQRLLRDVVIDRLGKEENNLITQEDKLNQERGMLFDGSFFDEVLVDPPEKKITPPRKDIVSGPALGYTARPRRIDYAAREARNRQLGERGEEFVLEYEKFRLRRAGRDDLLSDVEWTSKEKGDGAGYDIRSFDGETDDKLFIEVKTTNSGMYQPFLITQNEVAFSEKKESQYALYRLFSFSRDPRMFSLPGCIKQHVALAPQLYRAEVGRF, encoded by the coding sequence ATGCCCCGAGGCGATACATGGAGCAGGGTGGAGTGTGAAGCGATCGTTGCCGATTATATCGATATGTTGTCGCGCGAATGTCGTGGAGAGCCCTTTATTAAAGCGGAGCATCTTCGAGTGCTGCAAGGGAAGCTGAATAACAGGTCTGAGGGGGCCATAGAATTTAAACATGGGAATATATCCGCGATCTTATTGGAGGAAGGTCACGTGTATATACGAGGTTATCGCCCCGCGAAAAATTATCAAAGACTGTTACGGGACGTGGTAATAGACAGGCTGGGCAAAGAAGAAAATAACCTGATTACCCAAGAAGATAAACTGAATCAGGAAAGGGGCATGTTATTTGATGGGTCATTTTTTGACGAGGTTCTTGTTGATCCTCCGGAGAAAAAAATTACGCCTCCAAGAAAAGACATTGTATCGGGGCCTGCTCTCGGGTATACCGCTCGACCGCGCCGTATCGACTACGCCGCGCGGGAAGCGCGTAACAGACAACTCGGTGAACGAGGAGAGGAATTTGTGTTGGAATATGAAAAATTTCGTCTGCGGCGTGCTGGGCGCGACGATTTGCTTTCCGACGTAGAATGGACAAGCAAGGAGAAGGGCGATGGCGCGGGGTATGACATCCGTTCGTTTGATGGTGAAACGGATGATAAACTGTTTATCGAAGTGAAAACCACCAATAGCGGTATGTATCAGCCATTTTTAATTACACAGAACGAAGTTGCCTTTTCGGAGAAAAAGGAATCGCAGTATGCATTGTATCGACTGTTTTCTTTTAGCCGCGATCCTCGTATGTTCTCGCTTCCGGGATGTATTAAGCAGCATGTTGCTCTTGCCCCACAGCTGTATAGGGCAGAGGTGGGTCGGTTTTGA
- a CDS encoding NAD-dependent epimerase/dehydratase family protein produces the protein MQIDTSSPVMITGATGYVAGWIVKDLLQAGVTVHAPVRDPDNADKLQYLNRIAESTPGAIKYFKADLLSEGSYADAMAGCSIVFHTASPFRIEVADPQKELVDPALLGTRNVLEEANRTPGVQRVVLTSSCVAIYGDSADLEKTPNGVFTEEIWNTTSSIDHQPYSFSKTVAEKEAWKMAGAQNRWKLVVINPSLVLGPGISPHGTSGSFDLVRQLGDGTLKAGVPDLRIGAVDVRDLSRAHIAAAYLPDAEGRHIVSGHNTTFLEMAGTLLDKYGKDYPVPRRTMPKWLIWLVAPMVSKGMTRKIVSRNIGHPWIADNSKSKRVLGVTYRPLKESMTDFFQQMIDSGAFEKRSFTTTGQ, from the coding sequence ATGCAAATCGACACATCTTCCCCGGTCATGATTACCGGCGCCACCGGATATGTGGCTGGCTGGATTGTCAAAGATCTTCTCCAGGCGGGCGTCACCGTGCATGCGCCGGTCCGTGATCCGGACAATGCGGACAAGTTGCAATACCTGAACAGGATTGCGGAAAGCACGCCGGGCGCGATCAAATACTTCAAGGCGGATCTGCTCAGCGAGGGGTCTTACGCGGATGCGATGGCCGGTTGTTCGATCGTTTTTCACACGGCCTCACCCTTCCGGATCGAGGTTGCGGATCCCCAAAAAGAACTGGTTGATCCGGCGCTGCTCGGCACCCGAAACGTACTGGAAGAAGCCAACCGTACACCCGGTGTGCAGCGCGTGGTGCTTACCAGCAGTTGTGTTGCCATTTACGGCGACAGCGCCGATCTGGAAAAAACGCCCAACGGGGTGTTCACGGAAGAGATATGGAATACCACCTCCAGCATTGATCACCAGCCGTATTCCTTTTCGAAAACGGTTGCCGAGAAAGAGGCCTGGAAAATGGCCGGGGCGCAGAACCGGTGGAAACTGGTCGTCATCAATCCCTCGCTGGTGCTTGGCCCCGGGATCAGTCCCCACGGAACATCAGGCAGTTTCGATCTGGTGCGTCAGTTAGGGGATGGCACCTTGAAAGCGGGAGTCCCGGATCTGCGTATCGGAGCGGTCGATGTGCGTGATCTGTCCCGGGCGCATATCGCTGCGGCCTATCTGCCCGACGCCGAGGGGCGTCACATCGTATCGGGCCATAATACGACCTTTCTGGAGATGGCCGGAACGCTGCTCGACAAATACGGCAAAGACTATCCGGTTCCGCGGCGGACGATGCCCAAATGGTTGATCTGGCTCGTGGCGCCCATGGTAAGCAAAGGCATGACCCGCAAGATAGTGTCCCGGAACATCGGACATCCCTGGATAGCCGACAATTCCAAAAGCAAGCGTGTCCTCGGCGTGACGTACCGCCCGCTGAAAGAGTCCATGACGGATTTCTTTCAGCAGATGATCGATAGCGGGGCGTTTGAGAAGAGGTCGTTCACCACCACGGGGCAGTAA